From a region of the Actinopolymorpha singaporensis genome:
- a CDS encoding M48 family metalloprotease produces MLVAVLSGLALVLGRSLGGRAGLAAGLLVALAMNAAAFYRCDRMALRSMRAYPVSEAEHPELCRLVRELAITMRLPIPAVYVSPTKTPNAFTTGRNPRRSAVCVTEGLLDLLDPRELRAVLGHELGHVANRDILVSSVAAALASMIMYAAQFAWLAPTGRARGGEEADGGRNGDGSAVTALALLVLGPVAALLLQAAVTRTREYSADQVSARITGDPLALAGALRKLETATRRHPLPAAPELRSTAALMIANPFHEKGFVRAFSTHPSTQDRIARLEHLAGVRR; encoded by the coding sequence GTGCTGGTTGCTGTGCTGTCCGGGCTGGCGCTGGTGCTCGGCCGGTCTCTGGGCGGGCGGGCGGGCCTGGCCGCCGGGCTGCTGGTGGCGCTGGCGATGAACGCCGCGGCGTTCTACCGCTGTGACCGGATGGCGCTGCGGTCGATGCGGGCGTACCCCGTGAGCGAGGCGGAACATCCGGAGCTGTGCCGGCTCGTCCGCGAGCTCGCGATCACGATGCGGCTGCCGATCCCCGCCGTCTACGTCTCGCCCACCAAGACGCCGAACGCGTTCACCACCGGGCGCAACCCGCGGCGGTCCGCCGTGTGCGTCACTGAAGGGCTGCTGGACCTGCTGGACCCGCGGGAGCTGCGCGCTGTCCTCGGGCACGAGCTGGGCCACGTCGCCAACCGCGACATTCTGGTCTCCTCCGTCGCGGCGGCGCTGGCCAGCATGATCATGTACGCCGCGCAGTTCGCCTGGCTGGCCCCGACCGGTCGTGCCCGGGGTGGTGAGGAGGCCGACGGCGGGAGGAACGGCGACGGTTCGGCGGTCACCGCGCTCGCGCTACTGGTCCTCGGCCCGGTCGCGGCGCTGCTGCTGCAGGCGGCGGTGACGCGGACGCGGGAGTACTCCGCGGACCAGGTGTCCGCCCGGATCACCGGCGACCCGCTGGCACTGGCGGGGGCGCTCCGCAAGCTGGAGACGGCGACCCGCCGGCATCCGCTGCCGGCGGCGCCGGAGCTGCGGAGCACGGCCGCACTGATGATCGCCAACCCGTTCCACGAGAAGGGTTTCGTACGCGCCTTCTCCACCCATCCGTCCACCCAGGACCGGATCGCCCGGCTGGAGCACCTGGCCGGCGTACGGCGCTGA
- a CDS encoding YajQ family cyclic di-GMP-binding protein, whose product MAAESSFDIVSKVDRQEADNALNQTSREIAQRFDFKNTGAGIRWSGELGVEITANSEERAKAVLDVFKEKLVKRGVSLRSLEADDPKQSGKDYRLSATFEQGISQENAKKVAKIVRDEGPKGVKVQVQGDELRVASKKRDDLQEVISLLKGKDLDFALQFVNYR is encoded by the coding sequence ATGGCCGCCGAATCGTCGTTCGACATCGTGAGCAAGGTCGATCGTCAGGAGGCCGACAACGCGCTCAACCAGACGTCCCGCGAGATCGCACAGAGGTTCGACTTCAAGAACACCGGCGCCGGGATCCGATGGTCGGGCGAGCTCGGCGTGGAGATCACCGCCAACTCCGAGGAGCGGGCGAAGGCCGTACTCGACGTGTTCAAGGAGAAGCTGGTCAAACGGGGCGTCTCGCTGCGCAGCCTGGAGGCCGACGACCCCAAGCAGTCCGGCAAGGACTACCGCCTGTCGGCCACCTTCGAGCAGGGCATCTCCCAGGAGAACGCCAAGAAGGTAGCCAAGATCGTCCGCGACGAGGGCCCCAAGGGGGTCAAGGTCCAGGTCCAGGGCGACGAGCTGCGGGTCGCCAGCAAGAAGCGGGACGATCTCCAGGAGGTCATCTCGCTGCTGAAGGGCAAGGACCTCGACTTCGCCCTCCAGTTCGTCAACTACCGCTGA
- a CDS encoding HNH endonuclease family protein encodes MGRQYLVRYTLQRIEQALHPALEKMVDVSTLVHIEHVMPQTLNKDWSVSLGSFADQYQEYVNRWGNLTLLFAGLNIPASNKAFEQKKRYYGDSQVKITQELCQYETWGPEQIDARQRWLAEVAEHVWRVYPVPHDQLPTLRYEHKTSLDDFRERVGALWPVIAPYATDTTAQEIRSLATRLPGHLAGHTDHSSLAGKIADGLTELLQGWEDYSHSDRRLVRAVAEYFLEPEDSAPDELPGGLDDDRAALIAAFAALDRQLPSCLQS; translated from the coding sequence ATGGGGCGACAATACCTCGTTCGATACACGCTCCAGCGGATAGAGCAGGCGCTGCATCCGGCGTTGGAGAAGATGGTTGACGTGTCCACCCTCGTACACATCGAGCATGTCATGCCGCAGACGCTCAACAAGGACTGGTCAGTGAGTCTGGGGTCGTTTGCCGACCAGTACCAGGAGTACGTGAATCGTTGGGGAAACCTGACGCTCCTGTTCGCGGGGCTGAACATACCGGCCAGCAACAAGGCGTTCGAACAGAAGAAGCGATACTACGGCGACTCTCAGGTGAAGATCACCCAGGAACTGTGCCAGTACGAGACCTGGGGGCCAGAGCAGATCGACGCTCGCCAGCGTTGGCTCGCGGAGGTGGCGGAACACGTCTGGCGTGTCTACCCAGTCCCGCACGACCAATTGCCCACCCTGCGGTACGAGCACAAGACATCGCTCGACGACTTTCGAGAGAGGGTCGGCGCGCTGTGGCCGGTGATTGCCCCGTATGCCACCGACACCACGGCTCAGGAGATCCGATCGCTGGCAACTCGTCTGCCAGGCCACCTTGCCGGCCATACCGATCACTCGTCTCTGGCGGGCAAGATCGCTGATGGACTGACCGAGCTCCTCCAAGGCTGGGAGGACTACAGCCACTCGGATCGCAGGCTGGTCCGCGCGGTGGCCGAGTACTTCCTGGAGCCCGAGGACTCGGCTCCGGACGAGCTTCCGGGTGGTTTGGACGATGACCGTGCGGCGCTCATCGCCGCATTCGCGGCACTCGATCGTCAGTTGCCTTCCTGCCTGCAGTCCTGA
- a CDS encoding DUF6642 family protein: MATPRGVFCLEGQWDENLTDTSSVRPALELLERLGYIQFIHKDVATVPELDHFLERWARRAYSDFAVGYFAMHGESSKLRLSNGNVVPLHHIAQHLEGRCGGRRLYFGSCSVMNASDASLTDFLKLTGAELICGYTKDVDWLDSAAFDVAFLGHLANGTQRKLLTTAHWSAVTQKLGFRILYSDGRKNSR; the protein is encoded by the coding sequence TTGGCCACACCACGTGGAGTCTTCTGTCTCGAGGGTCAATGGGACGAGAACCTGACCGACACCAGCTCCGTACGTCCCGCACTTGAGCTACTAGAGCGACTCGGCTACATACAGTTCATCCACAAGGACGTCGCCACCGTCCCGGAGTTAGACCATTTCCTGGAGCGCTGGGCGCGGAGGGCCTATAGCGACTTTGCAGTGGGCTACTTCGCTATGCACGGTGAATCTAGCAAGCTCCGACTGTCAAACGGGAACGTCGTTCCACTCCATCACATCGCCCAGCACCTTGAGGGGAGATGCGGGGGCCGACGACTGTACTTTGGCAGTTGCTCGGTAATGAACGCTTCCGACGCGTCGCTTACAGACTTCCTGAAATTAACAGGTGCAGAGCTCATTTGTGGCTATACCAAAGACGTCGACTGGCTCGACTCGGCCGCCTTCGATGTGGCGTTCCTAGGGCATCTCGCTAACGGTACGCAAAGGAAGCTGCTCACCACAGCCCACTGGAGCGCAGTTACACAGAAGCTTGGCTTCCGCATCCTCTACTCCGATGGGCGAAAGAACAGCCGGTAG